The Alnus glutinosa chromosome 7, dhAlnGlut1.1, whole genome shotgun sequence genome includes a region encoding these proteins:
- the LOC133873300 gene encoding uncharacterized protein LOC133873300, whose product MTGGKSRLGPGNADDLGPKSAQLAKAQDKLVPGNQNNSQPPPFPAPGGGDQDRIAALEAQIEDLTQQNAELLHRRPGQSHPEMNRDEHEEEERNSHTDSHGRGEKDHREDDHQEDNFRKVNPRGLRNRRLDHHGDRREDARDLNKVIAELERRCTYMEMERKDKSRSLVVDKFLMGTDSPFIKRVANYRLPEKFKVEEFINQEETLKAMASSRQYRETALKKKRKEFRKADGEEQSLVKKFQDYNFTPLNAGKLEVLMEIKRDPEYRRPTKDTRELVRFLGEQRNQPRNNRPQNCRYYQPQDRPQLYERDRENNPREDIERREDRGSRSPQRREPRQDEILLEIR is encoded by the exons ATGACAGGAGGTAAATCCAGATTGGGTCCCGGGAATGCAGACGACCTAGGACCAAAGTCAGCTCAGCTAGCCAAGGCCCAAGACAAGCTTGTCCCGGGAAATCAG AACAATTCACAGCCTCCACCATTCCCTGCCCCAGGAGGTGGAGACCAGGATCGCATAGCAGCATTGGAAGCCCAGATCGAAGACTTAACACAACAAAATGCAGAATTACTACACAGGAGGCCGGGACAGTCCCATCCCGAAATGAATAGGGATGAGCATGAGGAAGAAGAGCGCAACAGCCATACCGATAGCCACGGTCGTGGAGAGAAGGATCATCGAGAGGACGATCACCAAGAAGATAATTTTCGGAAAGTTAATCCTCGAGGATTAAGGAACAGAAGGCTCGACCATCATGGAGATCGGCGGGAGGATGCAAGAGATTTGAACAAAGTTATTGCTGagttggagagaaggtgcacgtacatggagatggaaaggaagGACAAAAGTAGATCCTTAGTGGTGGACAAGTTcttaatgggtacagactcacccttcatcAAACGGGTAGCAAACTATCGACTTCCcgagaagtttaag gtagaagaattcattaatCAAGAAGAGACGTTGAAggctatggccagttctaggcaATACCGAGAGACAgccctaaaaaagaaaagaaaagaatttagaAAAGCTGATGGGGAGGAGCAGAGTCTGGTAAAGAAGTTCCAAGACTataactttacacctctcaatgctgGGAAAttagaagtcctcatggagatcaaaagAGATCCAGAGTATCGCCGGCCAAccaaagataccag AGAGTTGGTTCGGTTTTTAGGAGAGCAACGAAATCAGCCTAGAAATAATAGGCCCCAAAATTGTCGGTACTATCAGCCCCAAGATCGTCCTCAGCTATATGAGAGGGATCGGGAGAATAATCCCCGGGAGGatatagaaagaagagaggacagAGGAAGCAGGAGCCCACAGCGTAGAGAGCCAAGGCAAGATGAGATTCTGCTCGAGATCAGGTAG